In the genome of Actinomycetota bacterium, the window GGCCTATACCTGCTACCCCCTCTTCCACGCCAACGCCCTCTTCCTCACCGTCACCCCCGCCCTGCACTGCGAGGGCGCGGTGGCCCTGGGCGAGCGGTTCAGCGCCAGCCGCTTCTGGGACGAGGTGCGGCGCTATGGCGCCACCACCTTCAACGGCCTGGGGGCGGTGATGCCCATCCTCATGAAGCAGCCCGAGCGCCCGGATGACTCCGACAACAGGGTGCGCTTCGTGCTCTCCGCGGGCTGCCCCGCGGACATGTGGCGCGACTTCGAACGCCGCTTCGGGGTGCGCATCTTCGAGGGCTACGGGGCGGTGGACGGAGGGGGCGTGGTGCTGGTGAACTTCGGCACCGCTCCCGTGGGGTCTATGGGGAAGCCCCTGGGGGCGAAGTGCCGGGTCATCGACCCCGAGGGGAACGACGTGCCTCCGCACACCCCGGGCGAGCTCATCGCCTACGTGGGGCAACGCCCGGGCTCCGTGGAGTACTACAAGAACCCCGTGGCCACCAGCGACAAGATGCGCGACGGCTGGCTCTATACCGGGGACCTGGTCTACAAAGACGAGAAGGGCTACATCTACTTCGTGGGGCGCAACACCGAGTCCATGCGCGTCAAAGGCGAGAACGTCTCCGCCTACGAGGTGGAGCAGGCGGTGCTCAAGCACCCGGACATCCTGGAGTGCGCCGTGTACGCCGTCCCCTCCGAGCTGGCCGAGGACGAGATCATGGTCACCTTGGTGCCGGTGGAGGGGAAGACGGTGGACCCCGCCGCCCTGCCGGCATTCCTGTCGGAGCACCTGGCGAAGTTCGCCATCCCCAGGTATTACCGCGTAGTGCCCGAGCTCCCCAAGACGGAGACGCACCGCGTGATCAAGAAGAAGCTGGAGGAACTCGGGGTCACCGAGGACACTTACGACCGGGAAAAGGGGCGGGCCGGCGCCTGAGCCCGGCGGGCGGAACGCAGAGGCGGAGAGGTTAAGGTGGTAGATAATGGGTGACAATGTCTACATCCTCGGGTCGGGCATGATCCGGTTCAACCGCTATCCGGAGAAGACCATCAAGATGATGACCGCGGAGGCGGTGCGGGCGCTGTTCGAGGACGTGGCGGTGGATGCGAAGGACATCGAGGCGGCGTGGTTCTCGAACTCCGGCTGGGGCATGTCCCAGGGGCAGCACTGCATCCGTGGCCAGGTGGCGCTCTCGCCCTTGGGCATCCAGGGCATCCCCATCACCAACGTGGAGAACGCCTGTGCCGGGGCTTCCACCGCCCTGCACGCCGCCTGGACGGCGGTGAGGGCGGGGCTCTACGACCTGGTGCTGGCGGTGGGGGCGGAGAAGGTCTATTTCCCCGAGGACCGCAAGAAGATGATCGAGGGTTTCGCCTCGGGCGCGGACGTGGAGTTCGTGCAGGGGATCATCGCCGCCTTCCAGGCCGACGCCGCCAGGAAGGCCGCGGAGGCGGGGGCGGAGGGCACGGACAAGAAGAAGGACAAGGGGCATTCCGCCTTCATGGACATCTACGCCATGGGGGCGCGCATGCACATGAAGGCCTACGGCACCACACAGCGCCAGCTGGCAGTGATCGCCGCCAAGAACCACCACAACGGCTCCCTTAACCCCATGGCCCAGTACCAGATGGACATGACCGTGGAGGAGGTGCTCGAGGACTACCTTGTCGCCTACCCCCTGACGCGCGCCATGTGCGCGCCCATCGGCGACGGGGCGGCGGCGGCCCTCATCTGCTCCGAGCGCGCCCTCAAGCGCTACCCCGACACGAAGCCGGTGCGCATCCGCGCCTCGGTGCTGGTCTCGGGGTCCCTGCCGGACAGCGGGCTGGAGGGCATCGGAAAACGCGCGAGCCGGCGGGCTTACGAGGCGGCGGGCCTGGGACCCGAGGACATCGACGTGGCCGAGGTGCACGACGCCACCGCCTTCGGCGAGCTGCTGCAGTACGAGGAGATGGGGTTCTGCCCCGAGGGCGAGGGCGGCCCCTTCGCGGAGTCCGGGGCCACCTCCCTGGGAGGGAAGCTGCCCGTCAACACCAGCGGCGGCCTGGAGTGCCGGGGGCACCCCATCGGCGCATCCGGGCTGGCGCAGATATACGAGCTGGTCTTGCAGCTGAGGGGGGCGGCGGGGCCACGCCAGGTGGAGGGGGCGCGCATCGCCCTGGCCGAGAACGGCGGCGGCTTCATCGGCATGGGCGAGGCCGCCATGTGCGTGCACATCCTGGAACGCATCTAGACAAACGTGACGGAAGTCTGCATCGCGGAAGCGACCTTGCCGTAGGGGCAGCAATGTCCCGGCGCCCGGGCGGAGATGGAGCGAGCCCGTGGTGAGCGCAGCGAGTTTTGTGCTCGGCACGCTGACGGCGAGATAGTGTAGGTACGCGGGAGAAGGGGGTAGATGGCATGAAGGCTGAGGTGAGCGAAGAGCTCAGGATGCTCGACGGCATGGCCAGGGACTTCGCGGCCAGGGAGCTGGCGGAGGAGAGAGAGGAACACGACCGCTATCCCTACGCGCCCCTCTACGAGGACGTGCTGGCCAAGTCCCTGGAGGTGGGATTCTTTTCCATCATGCTGCCGGAGGAGGCGGGGGGTCTGGCGGAGCCGGTGACCGCCCTATGCCTGGTGCTGGACGAGATCTGCCGCGTCGACGCCAGTCTCGGAGGCGCGGTCTTCACCCAGGCCCTGTCACAGGAAGTCCTGCGGCAGGCCGGGGCATCGGACCTTTTGGCGCGGGACGCGGAGGGGGACGGGGACCTCTCGCACGCCCTCATCGCCTTCCCCTCCTACGACAACCCCTCGGAGGTGGGGAATAGCGCCCGGGCATCCCGCGCGGGAGAGGGATACGAGCTGTCAGGGAAGGTTGAATACGTGTCCCTGGGAGGCCTCGCCGCGCGCGCCCTTCTGCCGGCCCGCATGGAGGGCATGGAAGGATATTCCTATTTCATCGTGGACACCGGCGGCGAGGGCGTCTCCGCCTCCGAGCCCGTGCTCAGCCTGGGCATGCACGCCTGCCCCGCCGTGGACCTGTCCCTCACCGGCGCTTCCGCGCGGCTGGTCGGGGAGGAGGGGAAGGGAGGGGAGTATTTCGAGGCGGCGGCCGACCGCCTGAGCGTGGCCGCGGCGGCGGTGTGCGCGGGGATCATGAAGGGCTCCTTCGCCGACGCACTGGAATACTGCCGGCAGCGCGAGCAGGGGGGCAGGACCATCGTGGGCTGGTCCGAGGTGAGGATGATCCTCTCTTCCATGGCGGTGGCGTGCAGGACGGCGGACATGCTGGTGGAGTGCGCCGCCCGCGCCGTTGACCGCGGCGAGCCCGGATGGGAGCTGGCCTCGCGCGCAGCCGCCCTGCAGGTGCAGTCCCTGGCCCCGGAGGTGACCTCCAACGGCATCCAGCTCCTGGGAGGATACGGCTACATGAAGGATTACGGGCAGGAGAAGCGCTTCCGGGACGCCAAACAGGCGCAGTCGTTGCTGGGCATCACTCCCCTGCGGCGGCTGGAATACATCCGGCGCGTCATCGACGGGGAAGCGGCCTGGTAAGGAGAAGGGGGTAGAGCGATGTTCGAGGGAAGCAGGGCTTCGACGCTGTTGGAGCGGGATCCCCGCCTCGAGGACGTGATGTGCAGCCTGGACAGCGTGGGCAGGATGCCCGCCGGTATATCCGGGGAGATAAGGGAGGCGGTGGCCTTGGCCCGCCGTTTCAATGATACCGTGGCTAGGCCGTATGCCTTGGAGCTGGACCGGAAGATGACGGAGGACCCCGCCTACATCCCCTGGGACCTGGTGAAGGAGATCAACCGCTGGGGTTTCTACACCGCATGGATC includes:
- a CDS encoding AMP-binding protein, whose product is MLRSVAMFIADERRRGTLKENLSSIIKARSLSLARDMSHAELLEEKAAKLRDRPFLYFKDQVFSYRDMDLNANRVANFLRGLGGRPGKGLAIMMKNSPRWLDVFFGLEKLGMYAVPVNVALRADQLAHVLDNSDASYLVIDHDLLPWYLAVAERTPKIEKVVVNAEGAPPDFELPADMEDLSRSYGPGSDPSTPPERYNPDDLCVIMYTSGTTGLPKGVVYRYNSTNVKAISFMGHMLTGRRDVAYTCYPLFHANALFLTVTPALHCEGAVALGERFSASRFWDEVRRYGATTFNGLGAVMPILMKQPERPDDSDNRVRFVLSAGCPADMWRDFERRFGVRIFEGYGAVDGGGVVLVNFGTAPVGSMGKPLGAKCRVIDPEGNDVPPHTPGELIAYVGQRPGSVEYYKNPVATSDKMRDGWLYTGDLVYKDEKGYIYFVGRNTESMRVKGENVSAYEVEQAVLKHPDILECAVYAVPSELAEDEIMVTLVPVEGKTVDPAALPAFLSEHLAKFAIPRYYRVVPELPKTETHRVIKKKLEELGVTEDTYDREKGRAGA
- a CDS encoding thiolase family protein, with the protein product MGDNVYILGSGMIRFNRYPEKTIKMMTAEAVRALFEDVAVDAKDIEAAWFSNSGWGMSQGQHCIRGQVALSPLGIQGIPITNVENACAGASTALHAAWTAVRAGLYDLVLAVGAEKVYFPEDRKKMIEGFASGADVEFVQGIIAAFQADAARKAAEAGAEGTDKKKDKGHSAFMDIYAMGARMHMKAYGTTQRQLAVIAAKNHHNGSLNPMAQYQMDMTVEEVLEDYLVAYPLTRAMCAPIGDGAAAALICSERALKRYPDTKPVRIRASVLVSGSLPDSGLEGIGKRASRRAYEAAGLGPEDIDVAEVHDATAFGELLQYEEMGFCPEGEGGPFAESGATSLGGKLPVNTSGGLECRGHPIGASGLAQIYELVLQLRGAAGPRQVEGARIALAENGGGFIGMGEAAMCVHILERI
- a CDS encoding acyl-CoA/acyl-ACP dehydrogenase; translated protein: MKAEVSEELRMLDGMARDFAARELAEEREEHDRYPYAPLYEDVLAKSLEVGFFSIMLPEEAGGLAEPVTALCLVLDEICRVDASLGGAVFTQALSQEVLRQAGASDLLARDAEGDGDLSHALIAFPSYDNPSEVGNSARASRAGEGYELSGKVEYVSLGGLAARALLPARMEGMEGYSYFIVDTGGEGVSASEPVLSLGMHACPAVDLSLTGASARLVGEEGKGGEYFEAAADRLSVAAAAVCAGIMKGSFADALEYCRQREQGGRTIVGWSEVRMILSSMAVACRTADMLVECAARAVDRGEPGWELASRAAALQVQSLAPEVTSNGIQLLGGYGYMKDYGQEKRFRDAKQAQSLLGITPLRRLEYIRRVIDGEAAW